The window TGACACCCGCCTGAGCGAGGCGACGCTGCGCTTTCTCACCGCCGTCGGCCGCCAGCTCGGCACCGCCTTTGACCGCTCGAGGCTGGCCGAAGCGCGCAGCCGCGAGGCGCAGTACGCCGCAGTGCTCGAGGAGCGTCACCGCCTCGCCCGCGACATGCACGACTCGCTCGCGCAGCTCCTCTTCGCCGCCGAGCTCGCCCTGCGCGTCGCCCGCGAGGGCGAGGCGGAGCACCGGGAGGGCGCGCTCGCTAGCACCGCCGAGCTCATCGCCTCGGCCCAGGCCGAGTTGCGCGCGCTCGTCGAGGTCTTGCGGCCCGCCGAGCTCTCCGGCGGCCTACTGCCCGCCTTGGAGCGCCTGGCGAAGCGCGGCGCGGGCACGGCTAGGGTGCGGCTCGAGCTCGAGGACGTCGCCGTCAGCGAGGCGCAGGCCGAGGCGCTCTACCGCATCGCTCAGGAGGCGCTCCACAACGCGCTCCGCCACGGTGGGGCGGGCGAGGTCCGGCTCAGGCTCGAGCGTCGCAACGGCCTGGTGCTGACGGTCGAGGACGACGGCTCGGGCTTCACGGCGGACGCCTCGGCAGGGCTCGGCCTGATGAGCATGCGCGCCCGCGCCGAAGCGCAGGGCGGCGAGCTCAGCGTCGCCTCGA is drawn from Deinococcota bacterium and contains these coding sequences:
- a CDS encoding GAF domain-containing sensor histidine kinase produces the protein MEEEALEKRLQELSVMNAVGELLNEEPDFSRALVPVLRRLVALLGLEAGWVFVARALEGNAHKSSFRLAAATGLPPALARDGAAPLCTGGCECLGLLGRGGLDRGVNMVTCSRLEAATGDRGGLSVHASVPLLGRDGPVGIVNLAAPGDTRLSEATLRFLTAVGRQLGTAFDRSRLAEARSREAQYAAVLEERHRLARDMHDSLAQLLFAAELALRVAREGEAEHREGALASTAELIASAQAELRALVEVLRPAELSGGLLPALERLAKRGAGTARVRLELEDVAVSEAQAEALYRIAQEALHNALRHGGAGEVRLRLERRNGLVLTVEDDGSGFTADASAGLGLMSMRARAEAQGGELSVASRPEGGATVRAWLP